In Pantoea phytobeneficialis, one genomic interval encodes:
- a CDS encoding amino acid ABC transporter ATP-binding protein, which yields MSKSAITLSRITKSFGSTQVLKEISLDVSPGEVLVLIGASGSGKSTVLRIMSGLETADGGEIWVNDVPLHDTKRSREICGHVGMVFQQFNLFPHKTALGNVTLALIKAQKLSEAEANKRGMAALTRVGLAERAHHYPAQLSGGQQQRVAIARALAVEPKIMFFDEATSALDPELVGEVMEVMRSLAREGMTMVVVTHEMGFARKTADRVVFMDQGVIAEQGSPEQIFVHPQNPRTQQFLSRVLEH from the coding sequence ATGAGCAAATCCGCCATTACGCTGAGCCGTATCACTAAATCGTTTGGCAGCACGCAGGTGCTGAAAGAGATCAGCCTGGATGTCTCGCCCGGCGAAGTGCTGGTGCTGATTGGCGCGTCCGGTTCGGGCAAAAGCACCGTGTTACGCATCATGAGTGGGCTGGAAACCGCTGACGGCGGTGAAATCTGGGTTAACGATGTGCCGCTGCACGACACTAAACGCAGTCGGGAAATTTGTGGTCATGTTGGCATGGTGTTCCAGCAGTTCAACCTGTTTCCCCACAAAACCGCACTTGGTAACGTGACGCTGGCGCTGATTAAAGCGCAAAAATTGTCCGAAGCCGAAGCCAATAAACGTGGCATGGCGGCCCTGACGCGTGTCGGACTGGCGGAGCGCGCCCATCATTATCCGGCGCAGCTCTCCGGTGGACAGCAGCAACGTGTGGCGATTGCCCGTGCGCTGGCGGTAGAGCCAAAAATTATGTTTTTTGATGAGGCCACTTCGGCGCTCGACCCCGAGTTAGTCGGTGAAGTGATGGAGGTGATGCGCAGTCTGGCGCGTGAAGGCATGACCATGGTGGTGGTCACTCACGAGATGGGCTTTGCGCGCAAAACCGCTGACCGCGTCGTGTTTATGGATCAGGGCGTGATCGCTGAACAGGGATCGCCCGAGCAGATTTTTGTTCATCCGCAAAATCCCCGTACCCAGCAGTTTTTATCACGCGTGCTTGAGCATTGA
- a CDS encoding LysR family transcriptional regulator, producing the protein MLRDELGDLAAFLVVAEEMSFTRAAARLSTSQPALSQTVRRLEERLGVRLLIRNTRNMAVTEAGEQLLNTLRPAFSDIDNRLQSLSQFRDKPAGTVRITAGQHAADTLIWPAINEVLHTYPDIKIELSLDSALTDIVSERFDAGIRLGERVEQDMIAARIGPELRMAVVGTPDYFTRHPAPTSPHDLPQHACINIRLPSSGGIYAWEFTQGERELNVRVNGPFIVNNLSAALKAAQAGVGLAMVMEDMVETQLAEGQLVRVLAEWCAPFAGYHIYYPSRRLLSPAFQVLLQTLRRRNAAEEKPRRPVIDGNNQ; encoded by the coding sequence ATGCTGCGAGATGAGCTGGGTGACCTGGCTGCTTTTTTAGTAGTGGCTGAGGAAATGAGTTTCACGCGTGCCGCCGCGAGGCTCTCAACCTCACAGCCTGCGTTGAGCCAAACTGTCCGACGTCTGGAAGAGAGGCTAGGCGTACGGCTGTTGATTCGTAACACCCGCAATATGGCTGTTACCGAAGCCGGTGAACAGCTGTTGAATACCTTGCGCCCGGCGTTTAGCGATATCGACAATCGTTTGCAATCACTGAGCCAGTTTCGTGATAAACCTGCTGGCACCGTACGCATCACCGCTGGTCAACACGCCGCAGATACCCTGATTTGGCCCGCCATTAATGAGGTGTTGCACACCTACCCCGATATTAAAATCGAGCTATCGCTGGATTCCGCGTTGACGGATATCGTCAGTGAACGCTTTGATGCCGGAATTCGTCTGGGTGAACGGGTAGAACAGGATATGATTGCCGCTCGTATCGGCCCCGAGTTACGTATGGCCGTGGTGGGCACACCTGACTATTTCACCCGCCATCCAGCCCCTACGTCGCCACACGATTTACCTCAGCATGCCTGCATCAATATCCGCCTCCCCAGTTCCGGTGGCATCTACGCCTGGGAATTCACTCAGGGAGAACGCGAGCTTAACGTTCGCGTCAATGGGCCGTTTATTGTCAACAACCTCAGCGCGGCGCTGAAGGCTGCACAAGCCGGAGTGGGCCTGGCGATGGTGATGGAAGACATGGTGGAAACCCAGTTGGCAGAAGGTCAGTTAGTGCGGGTGTTGGCAGAATGGTGCGCACCTTTCGCCGGTTATCATATTTATTACCCCAGCCGTCGCCTGCTCTCTCCGGCGTTTCAGGTGTTATTACAGACGTTACGTCGGAGAAATGCAGCTGAAGAAAAACCACGCAGGCCGGTTATCGACGGTAATAATCAATAA
- a CDS encoding SDR family oxidoreductase, which yields MTKDIVVIIGAGGIGQAIARRQGFGKTLLLADFNPQTLQQAAEQLNASGYSVETQDVDVTSRESVEKLAARASSLGKVMQVINTAGLSPNMAPVEKVLEVDLYGAALVFEVFETVIAAGGAGLIISSMAGHMMPALSAEQDHALAYTPTEELLALPFLQQDAVPNTLVAYMLAKRANHLRVQASAVSWGEKGARVNAISPGVVVTPLALHELNSEIGDIYRAMVDASAVKRMAPPEEIALAASFLLGPDAGFVTGSDLLIDGGVIAAMRAGKLQTPG from the coding sequence ATGACGAAAGATATCGTGGTAATTATTGGCGCTGGTGGCATTGGTCAGGCGATTGCCCGCCGTCAGGGTTTTGGTAAAACCTTGCTGCTGGCTGATTTCAATCCACAAACTCTGCAACAGGCAGCAGAACAACTTAATGCGTCAGGTTATAGCGTCGAGACGCAGGATGTTGACGTGACCTCGCGTGAGTCGGTGGAAAAGTTGGCGGCCCGTGCTTCCTCGCTCGGCAAGGTGATGCAGGTCATCAATACGGCAGGCTTGTCGCCCAATATGGCACCGGTAGAAAAAGTGCTGGAAGTGGATCTCTATGGCGCAGCGCTGGTGTTTGAGGTGTTCGAAACAGTCATCGCAGCGGGCGGTGCCGGGTTGATTATCTCCAGCATGGCCGGTCATATGATGCCTGCGCTATCCGCAGAACAGGACCATGCATTAGCCTATACGCCAACCGAAGAATTGCTGGCGCTACCCTTCCTGCAACAGGACGCTGTCCCGAACACGCTTGTGGCCTACATGTTGGCGAAGCGTGCCAACCATCTGCGCGTTCAGGCATCTGCCGTCAGTTGGGGTGAGAAGGGCGCCCGCGTGAACGCCATCAGTCCGGGTGTGGTGGTGACACCGCTGGCATTGCATGAACTCAACTCGGAAATTGGTGATATTTATCGTGCCATGGTGGATGCCTCCGCGGTAAAACGCATGGCACCTCCGGAGGAAATTGCGCTTGCCGCCTCTTTCCTGCTGGGGCCGGATGCCGGGTTTGTCACCGGAAGCGATCTGTTGATTGATGGTGGCGTGATTGCGGCGATGCGAGCCGGGAAACTGCAAACGCCGGGATGA
- a CDS encoding amino acid ABC transporter permease translates to MSYQWLTLWNYGETFLAAAWLTLQVTLLAFMLAVALGLLAALAKATALAPLRWLSHCYVEFIRNTPVLLQIFIIFFGLPSLGITMSAFTAGVLALGINVGAYLSETFRAGIQSVPKGQMEAAWILGIPRHQVFLSVVLPQAARAVWPAIINNLIQLLLGTSLLSAIALPELTGTATVINARTLLYIQTFSVVALVYLLLSNLFSWLGNLAGRRMFHPPLVTKVKKSAWWWAKKWLTNPLKRENAL, encoded by the coding sequence ATGAGTTATCAATGGCTAACCCTGTGGAATTATGGCGAGACTTTTCTGGCCGCCGCCTGGCTGACACTACAGGTCACCCTTCTCGCTTTTATGCTGGCGGTCGCACTTGGGTTGCTGGCCGCTCTGGCAAAAGCCACCGCGTTAGCCCCGCTACGCTGGCTGAGTCACTGCTATGTCGAATTCATCCGCAATACGCCAGTGTTGCTACAAATCTTCATCATCTTTTTCGGTCTGCCTTCACTCGGTATCACCATGAGCGCCTTTACCGCTGGCGTGCTGGCACTGGGGATTAACGTCGGGGCCTATCTGTCGGAAACATTTCGCGCCGGGATACAGTCGGTGCCCAAAGGGCAAATGGAAGCCGCATGGATTTTGGGTATTCCACGCCATCAGGTGTTTTTAAGCGTGGTATTGCCGCAGGCGGCGCGCGCCGTGTGGCCTGCCATTATCAACAATCTGATTCAGCTATTGCTCGGTACGTCGCTGTTGTCGGCGATTGCGCTGCCGGAGCTAACCGGTACCGCCACGGTGATTAACGCCCGTACCTTGCTGTACATCCAGACCTTCAGTGTGGTGGCGCTGGTGTATCTGCTGTTAAGTAATCTGTTTTCCTGGCTTGGTAACCTGGCGGGACGGCGCATGTTTCATCCGCCGCTGGTGACAAAGGTAAAAAAGTCCGCCTGGTGGTGGGCAAAAAAATGGCTGACTAATCCACTGAAACGGGAGAATGCGCTATGA
- a CDS encoding amino acid ABC transporter permease translates to MSDLIISSLPLLLKGLGITLLLSVAAIIGSTLLGLLAAVLRTSRVPVARQIAVLYTELFRGTPVLITLMFIYFGVAYFGYEINLFAAGILGLSIYQGAYIAEVFRAGIEAVPRGQWEVSWILGLSKRQTFLSVILPQTRGIVLPPLVGQYLSLIKDTSIVSMIGMSELMHQGQAIVDRIGQPVVIYGLVAVLYFVVCFPLSRWVQHHQTRSQLS, encoded by the coding sequence ATGAGCGACTTGATCATCAGCTCGTTGCCGCTGTTGCTGAAGGGGCTGGGTATTACCCTGCTGCTTTCTGTCGCCGCCATTATTGGCAGCACCCTGCTCGGCCTGCTCGCCGCCGTGTTGCGAACCAGTCGTGTGCCGGTCGCCCGACAAATTGCCGTGTTGTACACCGAGCTGTTTCGCGGTACGCCGGTGTTGATCACCCTGATGTTTATCTACTTTGGCGTGGCTTATTTTGGCTATGAAATCAATCTGTTTGCTGCGGGCATTCTCGGTCTGAGTATTTACCAGGGTGCCTACATTGCCGAAGTGTTTCGTGCCGGGATTGAAGCGGTACCCAGGGGGCAATGGGAAGTGTCGTGGATTCTCGGCCTGTCAAAACGCCAGACCTTTCTCAGCGTGATTCTGCCGCAGACTCGCGGCATCGTCTTGCCGCCGCTGGTGGGACAGTATCTGTCCCTGATTAAGGACACCTCGATCGTTAGCATGATCGGCATGTCGGAACTGATGCACCAGGGCCAGGCCATTGTCGATCGTATCGGCCAGCCGGTGGTGATTTATGGTCTGGTGGCCGTGTTGTATTTCGTTGTCTGCTTTCCCCTTTCTCGTTGGGTTCAACATCATCAAACCAGGAGCCAGTTATCATGA
- a CDS encoding RidA family protein, which yields MTITRYGIEGGTGTGGQKLPFARAVEADGWLYISGQTPMREGEVVEGGIIEQTRLAFDNCLSIMREAGYAVEDVVHVTAVLTDARYFSSFNKVFSEIFTGNPPARICSVQDLVVDCKVEVDMKCFRADRK from the coding sequence ATGACGATCACACGTTATGGCATTGAAGGCGGCACGGGTACCGGTGGGCAAAAACTGCCGTTCGCACGGGCAGTTGAGGCCGATGGCTGGCTGTATATCTCGGGCCAGACACCGATGCGTGAGGGCGAAGTGGTGGAAGGTGGCATCATCGAACAAACTCGTCTGGCCTTTGATAACTGCCTGTCTATCATGCGCGAGGCGGGTTATGCGGTGGAGGATGTGGTACACGTCACGGCGGTGTTAACCGACGCACGTTACTTCAGTTCATTTAATAAAGTTTTCAGCGAGATATTTACCGGAAATCCTCCGGCGCGTATTTGTAGCGTGCAGGATTTAGTCGTCGACTGCAAAGTGGAAGTGGATATGAAATGCTTCCGCGCCGATCGAAAATAA
- a CDS encoding NAD(P)-dependent alcohol dehydrogenase, with product MMIKSIKAIGTDSSTHPLQVFSIQRRGLLPDDVEMEILYCGICHSDLHQVKNDFGASHYPMVPGHEIVGRVTAVGSEVKKFNVGDFAAVGCIVDSCGTCPACERDLQQFCAHGTTLSFNTPDKHLGGMTLGGFAQTYVCKERYTLKMPHFDDMAAAAPLLCAGITVYSPLKHWQAGPGKVVGVLGIGGLGHVAIKIARAMGAQVVVYTTSQAKVADAKRLGAHEAVLTSDADQMKKFAGKVDLIIDTVSGKHDINAYLQQLAIDGTVVLVGLPPEPIEIGAFNVVKGRRSFAGSNIGGIDETQEMLAFCAEHNITADIEMITAAQVNDAFERLEKGDVKYRFVIDMSTLN from the coding sequence ATCATGATCAAATCCATTAAAGCGATTGGCACGGATTCATCCACCCATCCCTTACAGGTGTTTAGCATTCAGCGTCGCGGCTTGTTGCCCGATGATGTTGAGATGGAAATCCTCTACTGCGGAATTTGCCATTCTGACCTTCATCAGGTGAAAAATGATTTCGGTGCCAGCCACTACCCGATGGTGCCCGGACATGAAATTGTGGGTCGGGTGACTGCCGTAGGTTCAGAAGTTAAAAAATTCAACGTGGGTGATTTTGCTGCCGTGGGCTGCATTGTCGATTCATGCGGAACCTGCCCGGCCTGCGAACGCGATCTGCAACAATTCTGCGCACATGGCACCACGCTCTCCTTTAACACACCGGATAAACATCTTGGTGGTATGACGTTGGGTGGCTTTGCCCAAACCTATGTGTGTAAAGAGCGTTACACCCTGAAAATGCCGCATTTTGACGATATGGCTGCGGCAGCCCCCTTGTTGTGTGCGGGCATCACCGTCTATTCCCCCTTAAAACATTGGCAGGCGGGTCCGGGAAAAGTGGTCGGCGTGCTGGGTATTGGTGGATTAGGACATGTGGCAATTAAAATTGCCCGTGCGATGGGCGCACAGGTTGTGGTGTACACCACATCGCAGGCGAAAGTGGCGGATGCTAAACGCTTAGGGGCACATGAGGCGGTGTTGACGTCAGATGCTGACCAAATGAAAAAATTTGCCGGTAAAGTCGATCTGATCATCGATACCGTATCAGGCAAACACGACATCAATGCGTATCTGCAACAGTTAGCGATTGATGGCACGGTGGTGTTGGTCGGTTTACCGCCAGAACCCATTGAGATCGGCGCATTTAACGTTGTTAAAGGACGCAGAAGTTTTGCCGGTTCAAATATCGGCGGGATTGATGAAACCCAGGAAATGCTGGCGTTCTGCGCCGAACACAACATCACCGCCGACATTGAAATGATTACGGCCGCTCAGGTGAATGACGCTTTTGAACGTCTGGAAAAAGGTGATGTTAAATATCGATTTGTGATCGATATGTCCACATTAAACTGA
- a CDS encoding ABC transporter substrate-binding protein: MNATSLKIIGGALVMLAVAGCTPTEEKKEAGAAPQSALQTVLQRGTLRVGDCLSFAPFGFYDKDGNPDGYDVDLAKALAKEMGVKLEMVNTTSANRIPNLQTNKVDVVFCNFTRNLERAKEIGFTNPYVVASEAMLVRKESGIKSAHDMAGKTIATVKGSTNGDEVRNMGIDVKIQEYDSSQAAILAVKQGQADAMIEDNNFLAYQAKLDPTLTVTNEALVPLEYNAFGVKQGDQVWLNYLNEFLFEINASGENATLYQKWFGDKPRYPLNPQF; encoded by the coding sequence ATGAATGCAACTTCGTTAAAAATCATCGGCGGAGCGCTGGTCATGCTGGCCGTTGCCGGTTGTACCCCCACGGAAGAGAAAAAAGAGGCGGGAGCAGCACCGCAATCGGCGCTGCAAACCGTATTGCAACGCGGCACGTTGCGCGTGGGTGATTGCCTGAGTTTCGCCCCCTTCGGCTTTTACGATAAAGACGGCAATCCTGATGGTTATGACGTCGATTTGGCGAAAGCCCTGGCAAAAGAGATGGGGGTGAAGCTGGAGATGGTAAACACCACCAGCGCCAACCGCATCCCTAACCTGCAAACCAACAAAGTGGACGTGGTGTTCTGTAACTTCACCCGCAACCTGGAACGTGCCAAAGAGATCGGCTTCACCAATCCATATGTGGTGGCGAGCGAAGCGATGCTGGTACGTAAAGAGAGCGGCATCAAGTCGGCGCATGACATGGCCGGTAAAACCATTGCGACGGTGAAAGGATCAACCAACGGTGACGAAGTGCGCAACATGGGCATTGACGTGAAAATTCAGGAGTACGACTCCTCACAGGCCGCCATTCTGGCGGTGAAGCAGGGTCAAGCCGATGCGATGATCGAGGATAACAACTTCCTCGCTTACCAGGCCAAGCTCGATCCGACGCTGACCGTCACCAACGAAGCGCTGGTGCCGCTGGAGTACAACGCCTTTGGCGTGAAACAGGGTGACCAGGTGTGGTTGAACTACCTCAACGAGTTCCTGTTTGAGATCAACGCCTCCGGTGAGAATGCCACGCTGTACCAAAAATGGTTTGGCGATAAGCCGCGTTACCCACTGAACCCGCAATTCTGA
- a CDS encoding alanine racemase: MSIHFPLVADGLLDAQQPAPRFKSVAGRGDTPLPAGTPVFASDQVFSPLMLMKQSALENNLRQLADFCREQGVMLAAHGKTSMSPAILRRAITEGGAWGLSAATPAQVRALRQFGIRNVFLANQLVDPAGIRWIGEWQKQHPDHGFLCYVDSMQGVRLLEQHLGDSRIAVLLEMSVSGGRTGCRSTSAALEIATAIAASPALQLVGVAGYEGALGAGRDTVGIARVHDYCQMLIATAALLVEKQLFSSNTIILSAGGGAWFDVVSTCFTEARLPLPVTPLIRSGAYMAHDNGLYARITPFAQSGSQHHFAAALEVWGRVLSRPEPGLAFVDFGRRDVPFDQDLPNPLWVRDVDGSAPRVAAGMRISEVNDQHAYLLLPEEDALKPGDWVGCGISHPCTAFDKWRYLPLVDDDYYVTDSLETAF, from the coding sequence ATGTCGATTCATTTTCCGTTGGTGGCGGATGGCCTGCTGGATGCGCAACAACCCGCGCCACGCTTTAAATCCGTGGCTGGTCGTGGTGATACGCCGTTGCCGGCTGGCACCCCGGTGTTTGCCAGCGATCAGGTGTTTTCCCCGCTGATGCTGATGAAGCAGTCAGCGCTGGAGAATAATTTGCGGCAACTGGCAGATTTTTGTCGCGAGCAGGGCGTGATGCTGGCGGCACACGGCAAAACCTCGATGTCTCCGGCCATCCTGCGCCGGGCGATTACGGAAGGCGGGGCCTGGGGATTAAGCGCCGCAACCCCGGCGCAGGTGCGCGCACTGCGCCAGTTCGGCATTCGTAACGTCTTTCTTGCCAATCAACTGGTCGACCCCGCAGGTATCCGCTGGATTGGCGAGTGGCAAAAGCAACATCCAGACCACGGCTTTCTTTGCTATGTCGATTCAATGCAAGGGGTGCGTTTACTGGAGCAACATCTTGGCGACAGTCGCATCGCCGTGCTGCTGGAGATGTCGGTGAGCGGCGGGCGCACCGGTTGCCGCTCAACATCTGCGGCACTGGAAATCGCCACCGCGATTGCCGCCAGCCCTGCCCTGCAACTGGTGGGTGTCGCGGGCTATGAAGGTGCGCTGGGAGCCGGACGCGATACCGTCGGTATCGCCAGAGTGCACGATTATTGTCAGATGCTGATCGCCACGGCGGCGCTGCTGGTAGAGAAGCAGCTGTTCAGCAGCAACACCATTATTCTCAGCGCCGGTGGTGGTGCCTGGTTTGATGTGGTCAGCACCTGTTTTACCGAAGCCCGGTTGCCGCTACCAGTCACGCCGCTGATTCGCTCGGGTGCCTATATGGCGCACGATAACGGGTTGTATGCCCGTATCACCCCGTTTGCCCAATCGGGCAGCCAGCATCATTTTGCCGCCGCGCTGGAAGTCTGGGGGCGGGTGTTATCGCGTCCTGAGCCAGGCCTGGCATTTGTTGATTTCGGCCGCCGTGATGTGCCATTCGACCAGGACTTGCCGAATCCGCTGTGGGTGCGAGATGTCGATGGCAGCGCGCCTCGCGTGGCTGCTGGCATGCGTATCAGCGAGGTAAATGATCAACATGCTTATTTGTTGTTGCCAGAAGAGGATGCGCTCAAGCCCGGTGACTGGGTGGGCTGTGGCATTTCACATCCCTGCACCGCGTTTGATAAATGGCGGTACTTACCGCTGGTCGATGACGATTATTACGTCACAGATTCACTGGAAACAGCATTCTGA